A single genomic interval of Zingiber officinale cultivar Zhangliang chromosome 4A, Zo_v1.1, whole genome shotgun sequence harbors:
- the LOC121970809 gene encoding dof zinc finger protein DOF1.2-like — protein MFPSADDVDLLPYASRPIAERPWKEAAPNCPRCDSPNTKFCYYNNYSLAQPRYFCKSCRRYWTKGGSLRNVPVGGGCRKNRRTKSSSSSSSSSSTVSPPTIPFRRPDLMLNDVALDSDSASASASSGNIDLEALYAKYTSQRPPDLDPVPPAVATSSESSSRNYQLGGAQIAQPPPDCDGGMLGQAQFEPNFEFTSPILEEFELIHHPDFLLNGDDWSSLEAFYKY, from the coding sequence ATGTTCCCTTCGGCAGACGACGTCGACCTCCTCCCCTACGCCTCCCGGCCGATCGCGGAGCGGCCGTGGAAGGAGGCCGCCCCCAACTGCCCCCGCTGCGATTCGCCCAACACCAAGTTCTGCTACTACAACAACTACAGCCTCGCCCAGCCCCGCTACTTCTGCAAGTCCTGCCGCCGCTACTGGACCAAGGGCGGCTCCCTCCGCAACGTTCCCGTCGGCGGCGGATGCCGCAAGAACCGCCGCACAAAatcttcttcttcgtcttcttcctcctcctctaccGTATCTCCTCCTACCATCCCCTTTCGTCGCCCGGATCTGATGCTAAACGACGTCGCCTTGGACTCCGACTcggcctccgcctccgcctccagCGGCAACATCGACCTGGAGGCTCTATACGCCAAGTACACCAGCCAGCGCCCTCCCGATCTGGATCCCGTACCTCCGGCGGTGGCCACGTCGAGCGAGTCGAGTTCCAGAAACTACCAACTCGGCGGCGCACAGATCGCTCAGCCACCGCCCGACTGTGACGGTGGAATGCTGGGTCAGGCCCAGTTTGAGCCCAATTTTGAATTCACGAGCCCAATTTTGGAGGAATTCGAATTGATCCATCATCCGGATTTTCTATTGAACGGCGATGATTGGAGCTCATTGGAGGCTTTTTATAAATACTAG